In Colletotrichum higginsianum IMI 349063 chromosome 1, whole genome shotgun sequence, one genomic interval encodes:
- a CDS encoding V-ATPase subunit C, producing the protein MSTRYALVSLPLGIFDSSDKEDAIASLNATISPENGSVRPFNIPDFKIGTLDALVQQADDLAKLESTCEAVVAKVADSLKSILDGDEDKISQQKMVNDKPTDQYVSSFSWNRVRYRADKPLSELVDTLQKELITTDNDVKSKFNQYNSVKTNFATLQRKQTGNLATKSLTPVVDPALLIQHSEYLETHLIVVPNNAKKDFLRSYETLAPMVVPRSAVQVASDEEFTLFAVTAFKKHSAEFLQKCREQKWTPRQYKYVEGGKEEEQRELDRVAREEKKTWGEALRIGRTGWSESVMIWLHVLALRVFVEAVLRYGLPLDYVSVLIKTNSKLVKKVKTALDSNYSYLGGNAFGRDKRGKITKDDATLSSEMAAAGLGGGEGHEYTAYVYYEFDFP; encoded by the exons ATGTCTACCAGATACGCACTCGTTTCTCTGCCGCTCGGCATCTTCGACTCCAGCGATAAGGAAGACGCCATTGCCTCCCTGAACGCTACCATTTCGCCCGAGAATGGCAGCGTACGCCCTTTCAACATACCTGATTTCAAAATCGGTACTTTGGATGCGTTGGTTCAGCAAGCCGATGACCTCGCTAAACTGGAGTCTACCTGCGAGGCTGTCGTAGCGAAGGTCGCTGACTCCTTGAAGTCaatcctcgacggcgacgaggacaagatcTCCCAGCAAAAGATGGTCAACGACA AGCCTACCGATCAATACGTCAGTTCCTTCTCCTGGAACAGGGTCCGATACCGCGCCGACAAGCCTCTGAGCGAACTTGTCGATACTCTACAAAAG GAGCTCATCACTACCGACAACGATGTCAAGAGCAAGTTCAATCAGTATAACTCGGTTAAGACAAACTTCGCCACGCTGCAGCGCAAACAGAC TGGCAACCTGGCAACTAAGTCCCTCACCCCTGTCGTTGATCCAGCATTGCTCATCCAACATTCGGAATATCTGGAGACGCATCTGATCGTCGTGCCAAACAACGCGAAGAAGGATTTCTTGAGAAGCTATGAAACGTTGGCACCGATGGTCGTCCCCCGTTCTGCCGTACAAGTTGCCTCTGACGAGGAGTTCACCTTATTTGCCGTTACAGCATTCAAGAAACACAGTGCCGAATTTCTACAAAAGTGTCGCGAGCAGAAATGGACCCCGCGTCAGTACAAGTACGTCGAAggcggcaaggaggaggagcaacGCGAGCTGGACAGGGTGGCTCgcgaagagaagaagacatGGGGCGAGGCTCTGAGAATTGGCCGGACTGGCTGGAGCGAGAGCGTCATGATCTGGCTGCACGTGCTCGCACTGCGCGTATTCGTTGAAGCAGTCCTTCGCTACGGACTCCCACTTGACTACGTCAGTGTCCTTATCAAG ACAAATTCGAAGTTGGTCAAGAAGGTTAAAACTGCACTCGACTCCAACTACTCGTATCTGGGAGGCAATGCTTTTGGGAGAGATAAGCGCGGCAAGATCACCAAAGATGACGCCACATTGTCATCCGAGATGGCGGCAGCCGGCCTAggcggaggcgagggcc
- a CDS encoding F-box domain-containing protein — protein sequence MDPPHITEFASERYFNKLNQLCESPTARDAQQHHQSRDSQLPPSQSVPTPPTPPFPSAQPSSFILPLRTSKASECDFESTRPPDQKRPEKSRLFSLRSKVSILHSKSHASQTDVHEQSAESLGPKTQSFGQLILALPTELQIQVISSLPLTDVLNLRRVSKSWHAIVTLNEAPIVRHHLEHHIPTYALRLYPSSDPTTANFHHLCGLWHRLHVAAKLSFLMCEWITKEIFLRTTETQRLEFAPQRERMRRRLIPLLFTVFHFFETYRKLHLQHILDHNGHGLLHEPYTLNPIEVQIMNMYDDQTLLRVHQVFPLVISSFCRRLRPPSYAGRVERSLRGYLKEKPPDEVHVAILCVGGLRQVERLWEIKGYNSRRGAVDIWYNSIAKDSAEPTFKQRRGIMGLGRKKSTLSVRESIKSTQQDGGPARRGSRTSLEDSVDPRDTNLVFNTSLAAGMPMGALGREHVRHVLADLPNLQEIWLKTAEALILERGIVERTQDIKRNAQVMLELIREDGMDEEDEWWYGRSTPESVRPPLEAIDEDPMDGA from the exons ATGGATCCGCCTCACATCACCGAGTTCGCTTCCGAGCGCTACTTCAACAAACTCAACCAACTCTGCGAGTCTCCCACAGCCCGCGATGCccagcaacaccaccaaTCACGCGATTCTCAACTACCCCCATCCCAATCGGTGCCCaccccgccgacgcctccttttccctCTGCGCAGCCTTCTTCCTTTATCCTTCCACTCCGAACATCGAAAGCAAGCGAATGCGATTTCGAGTCTACTCGTCCGCCAGACCAAAAGCGCCCCGAAAAAAGCCGTCTGTTTAGTCTCCGATCCAAGGTTTCCATCCTTCACTCCAAGTCGCATGCATCACAAACAGATGTACACGAGCAGAGTGCCGAATCCCTTGGGCCAAAGAC ACAATCATTCGGTCAATTAATCCTTGCACTACCCACCGAGCTTCAGATTCAAGTCATCTCGTCCCTACCGCTCACCGACGTTCTCAACCTTCGCAGAGTCTCGAAGTCATGGCATGCCATTGTCACATTGAACGAGGCCCCCATTGTTCGCCATCACCTAGAGCATCATATCCCGACGTATGCCCTACGTCTATATCCATCCAGTGACCCCACAACCGCCAACTTCCACCACCTGTGCGGTCTATGGCACCGTCTGCATGTTGCGGCGAAACTTTCGTTTCTCATGTGCGAGTGGATCACAAAGGAGATCTTCTTGAGGACGACAGAAACCCAACGCCTCGAGTTCGCGCCGCAGCGCGAACGTATGCGTCGCCGCCTAATTCCACTACTATTCACTGTGTTTCATTTCTTCGAAACATACCGAAAGCTGCACCTACAACACATCCTCGACCACAACGGTCACGGTTTGCTACACGAGCCCTATACACTAAACCCGATCGAGGTTCAGATCATGAATATGTACGACGATCAGACGCTGTTGCGCGTTCATCAGGTCTTCCCGCTTGTCATATCCTCGTTTTGCCGACGGTTACGTCCACCATCGTATGCCGGTCGCGTCGAACGATCTTTGAGGGGATACTTGAAGGAAAAGCCACCAGACGAGGTTCATGTTGCTATTCTTTGCGTCGGCGGTCTACGACAGGTAGAGAGGCTCTGGGAGATCAAAGGATATAACAGTAGGAGAGGGGCGGTCGATATCTGGTATAACTCTATCGCAAAAGATTCGGCCGAACCGACTTTTAAACAGCGACGCGGCATTATGGGCCTCGGTCGCAAAAAGTCGACCTTATCTGTAAGAGAATCAATCAAATCGACGCAACAGGACGGAGGCCCGGCACGCCGTGGTTCGAGGACATCTCTCGAGGATTCAGTCGACCCTCGCGACACGAACTTGGTTTTTAACACAAGCCTGGCAGCTGGTATGCCCATGGGGGCATTAGGGCGTGAGCATGTGCGTCACGTACTTGCAGACTTGCCAAATTTGCAAGAAATCTGGCTCAAGACTGCTGAGGCTTTGATCTTAGAGCGAGGCATTGTGGAGCGTACTCAAGACATCAAACGCAACGCCCAAGTCATGTTGGAGCTGATTCGCGAAGATGGCAtggacgaagaggatgagTGGTGGTACGGGCGAAGTACTCCCGAGTCTGTTCGCCCTCCGCTCGAGGCGATAGACGAGGATCCTATGGATGGCGCATGA